One window of the Trifolium pratense cultivar HEN17-A07 linkage group LG2, ARS_RC_1.1, whole genome shotgun sequence genome contains the following:
- the LOC123906827 gene encoding metalloendoproteinase 2-MMP encodes MITTQNQGYFALAILTLITIRLTSVSARFFPDPSSIPTWMSNNAPPGAWDGYRNFTGCSPGKTYDGLSKLKNYFQHFGYIPNSPSSNFNDDFDEALESAIKTYQKNFNLNITGELDNTTMNYIIKPRCGVADIINGTTSMNSGKFNSSNEIHTVQHYTFFPGQPRWPAGTETLTYAFDPNENLDDSTKQVFANAFNQWSKVTTITFNETASYNTADIKIGFYSGDHGDGEAFDGVLGTLAHAFSPTDGRFHLDKAEDWVVNGDVTESSLSNAVDLESVAVHEIGHLLGLGHSSIEEAIMYPTISSRTKKVELEEDDIDGIQNLYGSNPNFNGTTAATSRDRDSSFGVRHVASLFSTILFVGFGCLGL; translated from the coding sequence ATGATTACCACCCAAAATCAAGGTTATTTTGCTTTAGCAATATTAACACTAATTACCATCAGATTAACTTCAGTTTCAGCTCGTTTCTTCCCTGATCCATCTTCAATCCCAACATGGATGTCAAACAACGCCCCACCAGGCGCGTGGGACGGATACCGCAACTTCACCGGTTGTAGTCCGGGCAAAACATATGACGGCCTCTCAAAACTCAAAAACTACTTCCAACATTTCGGTTACATCCCCAACTCTCCGTCGTCAAATTTCAACGACGACTTCGACGAAGCCTTAGAATCCGCCATTAAAACctatcaaaaaaatttcaacctCAACATCACCGGCGAACTCGATAACACAACAATGAACTACATAATCAAACCCCGGTGTGGTGTCGCCGATATCATCAACGGAACAACGTCAATGAATTCCGGTAAATTCAATTCATCAAACGAAATTCACACCGTTCAACACTACACTTTCTTCCCCGGTCAGCCACGGTGGCCGGCGGGAACAGAAACCCTAACTTACGCTTTTGATCCGAACGAAAATCTCGATGATTCAACGAAACAAGTTTTCGCAAACGCGTTTAATCAATGGTCAAAAGTAACAACAATAACATTCAACGAAACGGCGTCGTATAATACCGCTGATATTAAAATCGGTTTCTACAGCGGCGATCACGGTGACGGAGAAGCATTTGACGGAGTTTTAGGGACGTTAGCACATGCGTTTTCACCAACTGACGGAAGGTTTCATTTAGATAAAGCTGAAGATTGGGTAGTTAACGGTGATGTAACGGAGTCATCTTTAAGTAACGCCGTTGATTTGGAATCTGTTGCTGTTCATGAAATAGGACATCTTTTAGGGTTAGGGCATTCATCTATTGAAGAGGCTATTATGTATCCTACAATAAGTTCTAGAACTAAGAAAGTTGAACTTGAAGAGGATGATATTGATGGGATTCAGAATCTTTATGGGTCTAATCCTAATTTTAATGGGACTACTGCTGCTACTTCAAGGGATAGAGATTCTAGTTTTGGTGTTCGACACGTGGCGTCGTTGTTTTCGACTATTTTGTTTGTTGGGTTTGGTTGTTTGGGTTTATAG